CCGGTCCTGATCGCGGATCACCGCAAAGCCGCGCCCGAGCACGCTCTGGTAGGACAGCGACTGCAGCATCCGCGTCTGCGCCGCCAGCCCGCGGCGATGCTGGCTGAGCATCTGCGTGAGTGCTGCATCAATGCGACGGGTGAGTTCGGTCAGCCGTTCGCGACCGTGTACCTGCGCTTCGCCGATCCGTCGCGGTACCGCTGAGAGCACCAGCGCGTGCCGGTCCAGCCGGGTGCGCAGCACCTCCAGGCGTCGGTCCATCGCCCGGTCGCCGCGGCCGCTCTTCTCGCCCACCAGTTGCCGCTTTTCGCGCAATGCCGAAACCAGCGCAAAGGGCGTCACCCGTGCGGCTTGCCGTTCAAATCCCTGCCGGCGATTGGCGGTGTTGAGTTCGAGCGCACGGCCCAGCGCCTGGCCCGAGCGGTCCAGCCTTTGCCGGGGCAGCGCCAGCACGCTGTCGAGCGTCGGCAATGCCCGCGCCAGCCCGCGCAGTGCCTCGCGACGCCGGTCGAGCATCCGCGATTGCGCGGATTTGAGCCTTGCTGCGAGTGCGGCCAGTTGTGCCTCGAGATCGGCTTTCACCGGAACCGCCATCTCTGCTGCCCCGGTTGGTGTCGGTGCGCGGCGGTCGCTGGCGTGGTCGATCAGGGTCCAGTCGGTTTCGTGTCCGACCGCCGATATCAGCGGGATCCCCGATGCGGCTGCCGCGCGCACCACCGCCTCGTCGTTGAAGCCCCACAGATCTTCGAGGCTGCCGCCACCACGGGCGACGATGATCAGGTCCGGCCGCTTGATTGGTCCATTCGGGTCGAGTGCATTGAAACCGTTGATTGCCCGCGCCACCTCGTCGCCCGAGGTGTCGCCCTGCACCCGCACCGGCCAGACAATGACGTGTACTGGAAAACGGTCCTCGATCCGGTGCAGGATATCGCGGATCACCGCCCCGGTGGGCGAGGTGACAACGCCGATCACCCTCGGCATGAACGGTAGCAGCTGCTTGCGTGCGTCCTCGAACAGACCCTCGGCGGCAAGCTTGCGCCGCCGCTCCTCGATCAGCGCCATCAGCGCGCCGGCGCCGGCCGGTTCGATCGAGTCGATCACGATCTGGTATTTGGACGAGCCGGCATAGGTGGTGATCTTGCCGGTGGCGATCACCTCCAGCCCCTCTTCGGGGCGGTGCTTGAGCTTGGAAAACGTGCCCTTCCAGATCACCGCCTCGATGCGGGCGCGATCATCCTTCAGTGAAAAATAGGCGTGACCGGAGGAATGCGGGCCGCGATACCCGGAAATCTCGCCGCGCACACGCACATGGCCGAACGCGTCTTCGACGGTGCGGCGGATCGACCCCGACAGTTCACTGACCGTAAATTCGGCGGCATTTGTGGGCGAATCATCAAGAAGCGAAGCCATGGCCAATTCGGCACGTCCACGCGCCCGGCGTCAAGCTGGGTGGCAGGTTCTGCTGAAAGAAGATCGCGCAGGTGGCGCTGATTCGCACCGCTGGTCCATCTGCACTGCACCCTGATTGTGGCTACCCATAAATATACCGGGACTTAACCGCGCTCTGATATGGGGTGTTAAAGGGGTATGATCGAGGCCGAAGTGAGCAAGGACGGACACTATCTCACACGCGTGGGGGGCACCGAGCGCCGCGCCCATCACCGGCGTGCGACCAACGTGCCGGGCAAGGTGTATTACCTGCGCCGCGGTGTGCGGGGCTACACGTCGCAGCCGTGCAAAATGCTCGATCTGTCCGAAAGCGGCTGCCTGGTCTCCGTCGGGTTGAGCGATCAGGTGCCGGAACACCTTTACCTGGTGCTTGACGGGTTGCCCGCGAAAATTTCCTGCGCCGTTATTGCCCGGTCGGAATCCAGATTGCACATCAAGTTCAGTGCCGAGATGACAACCGAAGTCGTCGACCGGATTGCCCGCGCCAAATTCTCCCCAAGAAAAACCACCAGCGATTCCTGAGTTTGTCATCGTGCTTGTCAGCACCGTTGCACCGGCGATAAATCCCGGTGCAGGATGCGCCGGAAATCGCGAGGTGGATCAACATGAAGCATGCAGTTGTGATCGGCGGCGGCCATAACGGGCTGGTATGTGCGTGGTATCTGGCTGAAGCTGGCCACAAGGTAACCGTTCTGGAAAAACGTGAAATTGTCGGTGGCGCGGCGATCACCGAGGAGTTTCATCCCGGTTTTCGCAATTCGGTGGCTTCCTACACCGTCTCGCTGCTCAATCCCAAGGTGATCAACGATCTCGAGCTCGGCCGTCACGGGCTTGAGATTGTCGAGCGGCGCATGAACAATTTCTTTCCGCTGGATGATGGCAGCGCACTCGAAGCCGGGCCCGGCCTGACCAAGGCGTCCGTTGCGCAGTTTTCACCCCGCGACGCCGAGGCGCTTGATGGCTTTGATGCGATGCTCGCCGCTGCCGCCAATGTGTTGCGGGATCTGTTGCTGCGCACGCCACCCAATGTCACCAAGGGCAACTGGATTTCAGCGGTTCCCGAACTTCTCAAGGCTGCATCGCTGGGCCGCCAGTTTGCCGAGTTATCGCTGGAAGCACGCCGCGATGTGCTGGATCTCTTTACCTGTTCCGCTTCCGAAATCCTTGACCGCTGGTTCGAGAGCGATCCGGTCAAGGCGCTGTTCGGTTTTGATGGCATCGTCGGCAACTGGACCAGCC
This DNA window, taken from Hoeflea algicola, encodes the following:
- the xseA gene encoding exodeoxyribonuclease VII large subunit; translation: MASLLDDSPTNAAEFTVSELSGSIRRTVEDAFGHVRVRGEISGYRGPHSSGHAYFSLKDDRARIEAVIWKGTFSKLKHRPEEGLEVIATGKITTYAGSSKYQIVIDSIEPAGAGALMALIEERRRKLAAEGLFEDARKQLLPFMPRVIGVVTSPTGAVIRDILHRIEDRFPVHVIVWPVRVQGDTSGDEVARAINGFNALDPNGPIKRPDLIIVARGGGSLEDLWGFNDEAVVRAAAASGIPLISAVGHETDWTLIDHASDRRAPTPTGAAEMAVPVKADLEAQLAALAARLKSAQSRMLDRRREALRGLARALPTLDSVLALPRQRLDRSGQALGRALELNTANRRQGFERQAARVTPFALVSALREKRQLVGEKSGRGDRAMDRRLEVLRTRLDRHALVLSAVPRRIGEAQVHGRERLTELTRRIDAALTQMLSQHRRGLAAQTRMLQSLSYQSVLGRGFAVIRDQDRQLLSRAAQVKAGAAIAIEFADGEISALVSGTDRPAAKAAKPARAKPVKTKTDQGSLF
- a CDS encoding PilZ domain-containing protein, which translates into the protein MIEAEVSKDGHYLTRVGGTERRAHHRRATNVPGKVYYLRRGVRGYTSQPCKMLDLSESGCLVSVGLSDQVPEHLYLVLDGLPAKISCAVIARSESRLHIKFSAEMTTEVVDRIARAKFSPRKTTSDS